Below is a window of Microtus ochrogaster isolate Prairie Vole_2 chromosome 5, MicOch1.0, whole genome shotgun sequence DNA.
agataagaaaacagaGGCCTAGAGTCATTACATAAATCTGGGAATTTTCTACTAATAAGTGACAGCCTATATTTGAATGCAGCTATTTTGGGCTCTTAAATCAGTTGTCATTGCTGTTTTGAACAAAGATGGCGGTGGTCTCGGGGCACAAATGCGATGCTGGCTCTTCATGGTACACACTCTTACCTCAGCCCAAATCTCTCATCTCATTGGTAGGTGTTTCATTGCTTACTTtctctgctacacacacacacacacacacacacacacacacacacacacacacacacacacacacacacacacacacacacattttctagtTGATTCTGCACCATGATCAGGTAGGAAACCATACCATAGATAGGTCTGATGCCAAGACTGAGGAGCGGGGCTCTCTTACTGTCTGCCTCTGAAGCTCTTGTCTCGACTCCACTGGCTGACTATGTATGACTTCTTTGCCTTCTAGTCTTCAAGACCAGACTATGCTGGTGCTGAGTGCCTAAGAGCCTTGTGGGAAGTCTTGGGCAGAGTTGTTATCAGAATCAGCTGGGTGTTTACTGAACAAAGTTCAGTCAAGGCAACCCAGTGGATCCGGGTTGAACAGATACCCAGGCTTCCGGGCCTTTGATACAAAGCCTGGGTCCCTGGGCCCTTATCTTTGGAGGATAATGGGCTCCTTGTGTGAGTCCCAGAGACCATTGCTTCTTGATCTTGGATGACCTAGATCTTGGCCTACCTTCCATGGGCCTTTCCATCTGCAGGCATAGGTTGTCTCTGATCTACCAGGCAAGGGAAAATCCTATGCCCTGACTCAGGTTTTGTTGATGCTTTGGATTCTTGGATATTttgacaaaaggaaaaggaagcattCTCCCAGAAGCAAGGTAGACACCCCTTCTAGGACACATGAATCAACATTGTCTCATGCTCTGAGAATCACCAAGGACCTGGCAGATACACAATTTTTCTCAGTCAATTAACTGAGAGGTAAAAGGATAATAAAAAGAAGGATATTTGGAGCATCGCTCAGATGATTAGTTAGCAAACAGCCAAAACTAAGATTATAGAGAGCTTAGGCATGTCTGCCACTCGGGGAGGCAGAAACAATGAGGCACAATATCTTGAGAAGTTTATAATCATGCTGGAAGCATTTTAAACTCATACAGACAAGAATAACTAATCATTACCTATCAGGCTGTAAATTTATTGAATTTGGGAGGAAGatggtatagctcagtggtagaacacttgcctagcatgtccaAGGCTCTGGCTTGTATCCACAGCACCAACaacccaaagagaaagaaaacaagagaaatccTGTTTGCTAAATGACTGTTCTGTAACTGATTTTATATGACACATACACCTTATTTTTTATGTTCCACACCACGTTACTTTGACCAATATTCATATGATAAGATACTACAGGTTAAGAGGCTCGGAGAAATTGAGTTACTTCATAGGACCACACTGCTAGATTGTGACTGAGATGGGATCTGAATCCACCTATACCTGACTCAAGAGTTCTTGGTCTGGTTGTCACTATTTACGGCCACCTATGTGAGTGCCAGTCAGCTCCAgatggtgttggagaggtgggTACAGGAATTTCAtggtctgcagaggtcagagaagtaGCCCCAGAATCTGAATTCTGGTTATCAGAAGCAGTAATGAAGATAGGGAGGTGAAACCTGCCTGGGGATGCTGAGGAGTGTAACCAGGCCTTCTTGTTGGAGCCAGTTCATGTAGCATGCAAAAGGGTCAGAAACATGGGGTTCTGTGGGAAGCCCCGTCACTTTCAGACAAAGGGGACAGGGCTTAAGTATTTGAATATAATAGAGCCCCAGAAAGTTTGGGGGCAGAAGGAGTCTTGGCAGAAATATTCTAGGAAGCATCACAGAGATTTGCCATGTTAAGTACAACTTAGAGAGTTGGGTACTAGAGGAAATGGGCACTTGTGGTTGGGAGCATCTGAGAAGGGCTGGGGGTTCCAGTGATCTTCCTCTTTACAGCCACAGCTCCAGAGCAAGCTCCTGCCCCACCACGGCCATACCAGGGTGTTCGAGTCAAGGAGCCAGTGAAGGAGCTACTGAGGAGAAAGCGTGGCCATGCCAGCAGTGGGGCAGCTGCCCCACCTACTGCGGTGAGGGGCTGTTGTGGGGGCAGTGCatccacaggtgtgtgtgtgtgtgtgtgtgtgtatgtgtgtgtgtgtgtgtgtgtgtgtgtgtgtgcagttggaCTTGTCAGAGTGGCCAGAGAGATAAGATGAGAGTGTTCTTCCCTGATTCATGCAACACCCACGGGACATGAACACAGCGGCTTACACGGAGAAAGTAGACCCTGGACAAGCTAAGCCGGTGGTTCCTCAGGGTGGTGAGGGGAATAGTGGTGCTTCTTGCATTTATCTATTTGGGGGGAAATACCTGTTGATGAGGCTTGAGGGAGCCGATGGTACTCACCATGATACGAGGTGGGGATTCAGGAAGTTTCTCTAATTCTATAGCCTTCTTGCTAAATCGAAACATAAATCCCTCAAAAAAATTCAGGTGGTGATGGTTGGGATGTGGGGTGGGAGATTTCCCCCTATGAGTCTCCTACTCTGGGCCTCTGGGAGTCCCTGCAGAGGGCTTGCTAGAGATAAATCAATACCCATTCTGGTCTTCTTGTCCCTTTCCAGGTGGTGCTGCCCCACCAGCCCCTGGCAACCTACAGCACAGTGGGTAAGAGCTCTTCTCTGAAGCCTTGGTGTCTGTGGGGACCCTCTCCGGTGGAGCCTGCAgttctataattttcttcttcccGACAGGTCCTTCCTGCCTTGATATGGAGGtttctgcttccacagtgacagaGGAGGGGACATTGTGTGCTGGCTGGCTCTCCCAACCTGCCCCGGCCACCCTCCAGCCCTTGACTCCATGGACACCCTACACGGAGTATGTGTCCCACGAAGCTGTCAGCTGCCCTTACTCAGCTGACATGTATGTGCAGCCAGTTTGCCCCAGTTACACAGTGGTGGGGCCCTCCTCGGTGCTGACCTACGCTTCCCCGCCACTCATTACTAATGTCACGGTAtgtcacacaaacacagaacCCTGTCTATCCATGCTAATAGCACCCTTTGAGAAAACTCTTGATTTTCTTGGCTATCAATTCCCATAATAGGGAACAAAGTTCACTGCATTTCCCAGGGTGACTTGCTCCTGTTCCTATTGACTGGAACTATCTATCCCCTGCAAAGACATTGTATGCTTGTATTGTCACGTCTTGTCTTTTACTCCTATGGGTTAGGACGATCTCTTGCTTCTAGTCCAAACCTCCCCAGCTACTCTGAAAGCACTGGGTCTCTGTGAGTGAAGATTTTAGCAGGTGGTGCAGTAGGTGAGACCTGTGTAGAAAGGGTCTGGGTTCCTGTCAGTCCAGAGAACCTAGGGAGTGGTTGTACAGTTAGTAATGGAAACTATTATAAGGCTTCCAGGCTGAGCCCAAGTTGATACTATGCATCAAGGAAACTACTTTTGGGTCAGACCCTcctgtaggtttttgtttgtttcctgctgtAATGTCCCGTTACCTGTGTTCAACACCCTTCACCTTTTACTTAGTACCTCTGTGTGTAGAACTTTGACCTCTCTCAATGCACTGCCCTCATCTCTAAGATGGGAAAAAATGGGAGTTACTAGTAAGATGTTGAGTATTGGGACCATGCTTAGCATACAGAAAGCACTACATAATGTTAGCTATTAGTCTCGTGGCCATAGTCTGCCAGCCCTGTCAACAAACGACTGCTTTCTAGTGCCTGCTAGGATAGGACGCCTCCCCCATCCTtggagagtggaggaagggagtTATACTTTTATATGCTTGGTCCCCATGTGTCCAAAAGAATGGGAATCCCTTAAGTGCTTATGAGGAGAAAAGGTCTAGGAAGCCAGCAAGCTAGTTGACCTACTGGCGACCAGCTCTGCTCTGGTACTGTGGGTAGGAGAGCTGGATGGTCTCAGAACCCACCCTTGGTGGTAGAGCTCGCCTTAGCTCCCCATGGCCCCTCTGTTTGCCTCCAGGGTCCAGTGTCATTCTAGGGTCCCTGATCTCTGTTTCAGAGTGCTTTCCTGGCAAGGTTTGTGGGAGTCCTTTTACGTCACGCCCACCTGGCTATCCCACGAACTGATCTGGGGGTGGAGCTTGATGAGAGTGAATAGGAAAGAGTTAATTCAACACCTTCCCCAGGCAGCTCGTTTCCATAGCAATGGGCCTGAAGTGGGAGAGTGATTCCAAGCCATCTCAGTCCTGAGGATTCTCTTCGTTAGTTATCCTCTGTCATCATCTCTGTCTTGCACTTCGAGAGGTTCTGTGTATCACAAAAGCTGTCTTTATCAAGAAATCATTGTTTGGTCATTTTGTAAATTAGCTCATCAAAGCTGGCTTGAGCATCCCTGGTCAGCAGAGATAAGAGCCACAGTTCTATCTATCCCCTGGCAAGGAACCGGCAGTTACAGTTGACCTGTATAGGTAGAGTCGAAAGGGAAGGATTTTCATTTGGATATTTGAAATAATGGAAGTAGTAAGGGTTTCTCAGGTCCTACCTGCCTTCAAGAAGCTGAGTTAGGGAGCGTGTGCTCACattgagagagaaaaaactcTGCGTGCACTAGATATACACGCCAGCTCACGTGCTGGGGGTCACGGGTCATTGTTCAATAATGAAACTTCCTGAAGCTTTGCTACTCAAAGGGCAGTCCTTACACCAGCCACGTTAGCATCCTCTGAGTGGGCTGGCAGGATCCCAGGTGCTACTCCAGACTTCTGGGATCAAGAATCCATGTTGTGACAAAcccctcaggaagctgagggaaagTCTTCCCCAAGTGTTTTTTTGCAGTTTGCTCTTAAGATGCAGTGGCAgctggggagatgatggggagagGGGGGTGGAGCGGGGAGAAGAGTGAGGATAGAAAGGGGAAGTTTAGGTCATCTGTCTTGCATCTGTCCATGCAAAGAATTTCCTTATCCATCTTCTTTTCTCAGCTGTGGATGAAACCTATAAAATCTCTAATTTATTGAGTGGCAATACCTCATTATTTTTTGTATCCCCTTTCATAGAAAAGTGAAGCTTCCAAATTGGGAAGTTGCTTGAGCGTACAGCTAGAAGAGGGAGGGACAAGGTTGAAACTTGTCAGGTTCTCCCTTCTAGGAGACTGAGCGGGAGAAAACAAAGCCTCAGTCAATGAAACATCAGTACCGGGAAGGCGGGGTACAATGGGAGGTCAGGCTGGGGCAAGAACGCAGGTGTGCACCCCAGAGTTGCTAATCCCTGGTCCTTCCTGTGTTTCCCCATCACAGCCAAGAAGCACTGCTACACCTGCCGTGGGGCCCCAGCTGGAGGGTCCGGAGCACCAGGCACCCCTCACCTATTTCCCGTGGCCTCAGCCCCTTTCCACGTTGCCTGCCTCCAGTCTGCAGTACCaacctccagccccagccctgcctgGGCCCCAGTTTGTCCAGCTTCCCATCTCTATCTCAGAGCCAGTCCTTCAGGACATGGATGACCCCAGAAGGGCCATCAGCTCCCTGACCATTGACAAGCTGCTTCTGGAGGAAGAGCAAAGCAACACCTATGAGCTCAACCACACCCTCTCTGTGGAGGGTTTTTAGGGCTGCCCTGCGGCTCACAGCCCTCTCCCTGGAAACTGAGATTTCAGATGAGTTCAGAAGGAGCCTAGCCACCTGTTTGAAGTGGCTCTTCCCTCGGTATCCCTTCTGCCTAAAGCTGAGTTGcgttccttcttccccctctcttcccttcttgttTCCCTTGCCCCCTCCCCAGTCCACCTCCCTCCTTATTTCTTCTTCCGGttttctgtctctggaggggTAAATTATAGTGGTGTTCTGAGCAGAATCTTATACTGAATGTCACCAAGTCCGCAGCTCAGAGTTTTCCCTTGATGTCAAGTCATTAGAGAAGTGCCTCCTGTTTTCTGGTAGCCGTAGCATTATAGATCTTCCTTAAGACAGCTTAGCCTGTCTGCCATTCTGAAATGCATGGGATCCCACAGGGAGACTGAAGCCACCAGCACTTCCCTGTTGAGTCAGGCATGGACAAGACACGTTCCCATGCCACAGTTTTGTATTGCTCTTCTCAGCCGTGGCTAATCTAAGCAGATGTCTCTGGGTTGATTGGAGGGGGTGGGACAGGACTCTTGGGGTGGGTAGGATAGTCAGTGAGCAATGAGAGACAGGGCTGAGAGGAGTGGGACACATTCATGTGGTGTGTCTGTGGTTAGAAGGGCGCGAGGAAGGGGAGGCTGAGAAGTGATCCAACTACCTGCAAccaacattgaaaaaaaaatcactttaacgTGGTTCAGCTGATCTTCTCCACAGTAACTGTGAGCAGAGCTGGGGTGGCCAGCTGGATAATGATGGGCCTGTTTCTGCCCTTCTGGCCCCCTAACAGGACACCAGCCCTTAAATTGCCTTTGTCAAGGCACTGccagagcaacaggaaaagacCCTGACTCCCAACAGTGAGGAGAGGTCCCGTTTAGTCTTTCCATGTGGGCTTTATTTTTTCATGTCAGGAATCATTCATCAGCCGCCATGAAGTGGCACCAAGGGTGCTTCCGTCCAAGGACCACCCTTCTCGGGCTTCTACAGTCCTGGTACGCAGGTCCATTaggtttcatttcagtttttattttattttttgctggaGAAGCCAAGCATTTGTTATGGAGTGTTTTTGCTGTTTCTGGGGCACTCTGTTCCTGAGGAGgatgtgtctttgggaactggcaggctgTTTGCTAACGGTACTATCATTCCATGGGCACACCTTAGTCTGTAGATTCCACGTAGAAGCAATAGATGTTTCTggaaaatgacaatttttttgATACTCCACTCccttttttgtttccattttcaaggAAAACTCCGAGGAAGAcacctgtcattttttttttcatgctttgtGCTTATTTTGATTCAGATTTCTCAATATCTACCTAAAATCCTGGTATGCTTATCCTGAATTATTCGTATTCCACTTTAATATTTAGGTAAATGTTAGAGTGTAGAAGATAAGTTTACACTCGCTTTGGTAGTTACCGTGAACAGGAAGGGGGGGACGCCCCAGCCTATTTAATTGGGGGCCTGTTGTACATAAAACACTATTCAAGATTTTCCAGCTAACTGAGGGTTTGAGAAGACACAGGAGTGGCATCCACAGAGGAGTTAACACTGGGAAAATGAAACAGCAAGGGAAGCAGTGCGAGCTTTTGCTAGGGTTGAATTGGTGTCTTTCCCCTTCTTATCTTGAGACCCCGCCTTGGCTGCAGGCATTCATGCAGATTTCCTTTCAAGTTATTCTATTCATAGGCAACATTTTCAATAAAGATTTGCAGATGACTTCTCTGGGcctatgtgttttatttcttatctaaTGAATCACTCTTATCTCTCAGTCCTGTCCTGTCCCCCCTCCTCCGAACCCCCCCTTCAGACAGTGTCTTTAGAGGAAGAAGCTTGCTGTAgttttgttgctcttgcaaactGGTCTGTTCCAGAAGCTGGTAAAAGCTGTCCTCAGGGTGTCTGTTGGGCAATTCTCATAGGATAACATACACATGGTTGGTGGATTTGTTCTCCAGGGCCTATTGCCCTTCCTGTTGCGTGTGTTACATGAATAATGTCTCTTGATGCTTGCTTGGCATCTGAGTTTCTGCCACAGGCATTCTCTGTGAAGCCATCAGTCAGGACCCTGGAATGTGTGTCCCAAAGAGACAACCTGAGAAGCCAGTCACCTTTCCCCCATCCTTGCAGTGAGTAACACTTTTGGAGGGTTCTCTTTTGgtgatttgtaaaaaaaaaaaaaatgtaatcttaatttttttattcatttacctatTTTTAGTTTCTGAGTTCACTGCTGTCGTTGTTAATTCATATTGGAATCACTGTTGTAAGTCATCCGCATTATTTTCCTGTGTAACTCTTTCCAGGTCCCAGAACCACTTGAACAATCAGCACCATTATACTTTCTGCCTACttagaaagccaaaaaaaaaaaaaaaaaaaaagacagggaatGAAAGAGATTTGATGGGAAGAGAGAGGCCAGCTTGGTATAGATTGGTATTTTACAGGATACTCGTCTGAAGCATTGCACTTCAGCCTGAAAGTAGCCAGAGGCAGACAAGTATGTGGTCAGAGTTGGCAACATAGAAAGGATCAAAGTTACAATAAAATGACCCCAATTTTTTTGGGTATCAGTCTACACTGGCCTTTAAGGGGCAGTTTGAAGATAAACAGTCTCTCTCTTcaccctcctgtgtgtgtgtgcgtgtgtgtgcacacaggtaccTGTCAAGTGTCTTTCGTAATTGCTGTCCACTTTATTATTTGTGGAAGTtttcactgaagctggagttcacTGATCCAGCCAGAGTAGTTGGCCAGAACGTCTGAGCCATCCTCTTGCATCTGCTAGAATTATAGGGGCACGCAGCCTGACCCGGCCTTTTCTGAGGGCACTGGGGATATGAATTGGGATCCTTACTCAGCCTTGCAGTAAGTACTTGCTGACTGAATTATCTCCTCAGCTTCTAATACTGAAtgtgagggtttttgtttgtttgtgacaatAGAAAGCATAGACcccttctaactttttttttaaattcattttttttttaatctgtgagaATCTCAGTGATTCTTTGTTGAACTGGGAACTAACTAAGGAGGTTCTCTGTTAGCTGTTCATAAACACTGACACAGATGCTTGTGAACTGATTGTTCGGGCATCTTTTTAATTGAATCATAGACACGGAATACTGCTCAAATGTCTCTGCATGGCCTGGAGAGAAACATCCATAAACTGGTGTCCTTAGCCAGCTTGCCAGTTCTTCAGCCTTGCATCCTGGgggagaaggttttttttttcttttcttttttctttcttttttgattttttctccaattgctatttcttttttattaattaaattttattcatttattttacatcccaactacaattttccctttcctctcttcccatttcttcttcccGCACCCCTGACCCCTCTCCTAATCcgctcttcctctgtttctgttcagaaagaggctGGCCTTTTATGGGTGTCAACAGAGCATGGTGTATCAAGTCGAggcaggactaagctcctcctCTTGTGTTAAGATtggtgaggcaacccagtatgagaggttttattcattcattcaacccactaattaaaaatttttatagtaAGTTAACAATTTATCGTTATACGCATTAATGATGTTCAGTGTTGTGATATATTAGTTCTATATGGAATGATTAAATTAAGTTAATTAACATCTGTCacctcatttcctcttttgtGGTGAGGATAGTTGACGCTTTCAGTCATGTTGAAATGCAGAGTTAATTCCCTATAATTGATGATGCTTTGCACATTCTCAAATAGATCTCAGCATCCCATTTCTCCCATCTGAGGCCAGCATATTCTACCTTCTGACTTTATAAGTTTGGTTATTTTTCCCCAACAGATTTCactgacaaaggagaaaaagtgGGTCTGCCTCTCTGTGCTGACTGTTCTCACTTAGCTTAATCTTTCCCAGCCTTTTTCATGGTGTTGCAAatgacatgttttcctttttttaaagcctGAATAGTATCCTTATGTACAGATACCTCACATCTGCTCCCCATTCATCTGTGGATGGATGCTCTGTGTGCTGCCGCAGCTTGGCCACAGCGGATCATGGTGCAGTGAGCGCAGGACCTGTAACCATCTAAGAAATATCCATTTGTATGATTCTGGTTTTCCTCTTTGAAGGAGCTCTATTCAAATTCCCAGCATGCCCTTTGCAGTTTGGACCACCGTCCATGTTGTACAGGACTTCCTCCACATTTTGCCAACACTTACCATCTTTCTTTTTGGTAGTAGCCTTTATGAGTGGTGTGAACTGGTATTTCACTGTGGTTTCAATATGCATTTCACTAGTAATTAGTAAAGCAAACACCCTTTCATGAATCTGTTTGCTATGGATACATAGTTACTTAATAAGTTAATTCTGTGATAGATAAGTATAGTGAATTCCATAGCTGTCTACttgaagtatttttctttttaaaaaatgtttgttacattagctgttgtgtgtgtgtgtgtgtgtgtgtgtgtgtgtgtctgtctgtctgtctgtctatctatctgtatgtatatgctCTTAGGCCATCATATGTCATAcatgtatggagatcagagaacagttctccagaatcagttctctctttccatcatgtgggtcctgggaattgaactaaggtcatcaggcttgacagtaGGTGCCTTTAGCCATGGAGCCCTCTCTCTGGCCCTTGAAGTCATTTTCTAGCTACATTTTGGGGTGCAGGCCTGTGATCTAATTACTCAGGAGACTGAAAtaagaccacaagttcaagacatAATgggtgagttcaaagctagctacAGTAAATttgtgagactttgtttcaaaattaaaaagggtGGATTAGTTCAGTGATACAGCACTTGCTTGGTGTGTgccaggccttgggttcaatctccagtgatgccaaaaacaaacaaaagtttacTAACTCAGTCTTCAACTTCcagtaagattattttttattattattttattaagtacATATGTGTACTTaataatttgtaaattatatctttgaattatgattattttataaatgcaatgatagcattttaaaggagaaaatattaaataagtaatATTTAAGCATTTACTTCTGTACAAAAATCATTTTACCTCATCAACTCTAAGCAATATTTAAGAGTTATAATtgcttttaaaagtctttgtgggctggggatacagctcagttggtaggatgcttgcctggcattcaTAAGGTCCTGGCTTTGTTCTTAGGtaccacataaactgggtgtggtgcaAAGCCCTGatattccagtacttgggagcaaaggcaggaggatccgcaatgcaaggtcatcttcagctacacagccagctcTAGGCTAGGCTAGGTTACAGGAaccccaccctccctctctcacatgtatacatacacaatttTGAAATGTCTTAGGAGCAGTGGACCTTGCCTGTAGTCTTAACACTTgagtggctgaggcagaaggactgcctTGAGTTAGAGGGtaacctgggttacatagtgaattctaagccaaactgggctatagagtgagatcctgttttgAAACCAAAAGATCTTTGTAATTTGCCCATTTGAATATTTGGGTTCAACTTCATTTGATTTGGGAACTTTGAACAGACGTTGTAACTGGAAATGATGCCAGGGGATGATATTTATTTCCAAATGGCAATGGTGTATCATTGACTCTGTTAGGTAATTAAGAAAAGCCATTAAGAAATCCTTTCCATCGCTTTATTTGAAATTGACTAGTGAGTTCCCTTTGTACTAGTGTCAACCAGGCTTGAAAACTCCTTGAAGATGTtatatctgtccatccatcaaaACGCtgccccagggacacacctcctccaccacaGTCACACCGcccagtccttcccaaacagtcccaccagctggggaccaagtattcaaacttaAAAGCCTATGGGAGCATTTACATCCAAACTGCCATAACTTCCTTCCTTTCGGATCccttttaaaattggaaatagatttctttttcatacaatgtgttcTGATCATCATTTAATTCTCCTCCAagtcctcccagttcttcccacctccttacccacccaaatccacaccatttttttttctgcacaggACCCACATAGgtctaagctttttttttatgtttttgaataaTAAAGAATTGGTATTAGTTCCTTAAGTATTCAGTAAAACTCAGTAATGAGGCTGTATGATCCTGGAAGACTCAGTTTTGTGATTGATGATTGGTCTATTTGGTtctctatttattcatttctagGAATTTGACAG
It encodes the following:
- the Pou2af1 gene encoding POU domain class 2-associating factor 1, with product MAIRVWILGAHGNASVLDMIKCKETLSVLYHTMGTMVPAALLSDGLAASSMKADSYRGHISPTAPEQAPAPPRPYQGVRVKEPVKELLRRKRGHASSGAAAPPTAVVLPHQPLATYSTVGPSCLDMEVSASTVTEEGTLCAGWLSQPAPATLQPLTPWTPYTEYVSHEAVSCPYSADMYVQPVCPSYTVVGPSSVLTYASPPLITNVTPRSTATPAVGPQLEGPEHQAPLTYFPWPQPLSTLPASSLQYQPPAPALPGPQFVQLPISISEPVLQDMDDPRRAISSLTIDKLLLEEEQSNTYELNHTLSVEGF